One genomic segment of Euzebya sp. includes these proteins:
- a CDS encoding acetyl-CoA C-acetyltransferase, whose translation MDEVNDVYIYDALRTPRGKGKASGALHTTKPIDLLTGLLHALETRNPELDPATIDDVITGVVSPVGDQGADLARTAVIAAGWPEPVAGVQLNRFCASGLEAVNQAASRVRSGWEDLILAGGVESMSRVPMGSDGGPWAMDPATAFDSYFVPQGIGADLIATIEGFSREDVDAFALESQVRAAKAQANGYFDKSLVPVVDHSGLTILDRDEHVRPETTMEGLAKLRPSFEAQAQMAGFDEVALQKYPHVERITFVHHAGNSSGIVDGAGLVLLGSEEAGERNGLTARAKVRSVAVTGSEPTIMLTGPTPASQKALAKAGMTADDIDLLEINEAFAAVALKTMRDLGIPHERTNVNGGAIAMGHPLGATGAMILGTLVDELERRDLSTGLATLCVGGGMGIATIVERV comes from the coding sequence CGCGCGGCAAGGGCAAGGCGTCCGGTGCGCTGCACACGACCAAGCCCATCGACCTGCTGACCGGGCTGCTGCACGCCCTCGAGACGCGCAACCCCGAGCTCGACCCCGCCACGATCGACGACGTCATCACCGGCGTGGTGTCGCCCGTGGGCGACCAGGGCGCCGACCTCGCCCGCACCGCGGTCATCGCCGCCGGCTGGCCCGAGCCGGTCGCCGGCGTACAGCTCAACCGCTTCTGCGCCTCCGGCCTCGAGGCGGTCAACCAGGCCGCGTCGCGGGTCCGCTCCGGCTGGGAGGACCTGATCCTCGCCGGTGGCGTCGAGTCGATGTCGCGCGTGCCGATGGGCTCCGACGGCGGGCCGTGGGCGATGGACCCGGCGACGGCCTTCGACAGCTACTTCGTCCCCCAGGGGATCGGCGCGGACCTCATCGCCACGATCGAGGGGTTCAGCCGCGAGGACGTCGACGCGTTCGCCCTCGAGTCCCAGGTCCGCGCCGCCAAGGCGCAGGCCAACGGGTACTTCGACAAGTCCCTCGTCCCGGTCGTCGACCACAGCGGCCTGACCATCCTCGACCGCGACGAGCACGTCCGGCCCGAGACCACCATGGAGGGGCTCGCGAAGCTCCGGCCGTCGTTCGAGGCGCAGGCGCAGATGGCCGGCTTCGACGAGGTCGCGCTGCAGAAGTACCCCCACGTCGAGCGGATCACCTTCGTCCACCACGCCGGGAACTCCTCGGGCATCGTCGACGGCGCCGGCCTGGTGCTGCTCGGCAGCGAGGAGGCGGGGGAGCGGAACGGGCTCACCGCCCGCGCGAAGGTGCGGTCGGTCGCCGTCACCGGCTCCGAGCCGACGATCATGCTGACGGGCCCGACCCCGGCGTCGCAGAAGGCGCTGGCCAAGGCGGGCATGACCGCCGACGACATCGACCTGCTCGAGATCAACGAGGCGTTCGCCGCCGTCGCGCTGAAGACCATGCGCGACCTCGGCATCCCCCACGAGCGGACCAACGTCAACGGCGGCGCCATCGCCATGGGCCACCCCCTGGGCGCGACCGGCGCGATGATCCTCGGGACCCTGGTCGACGAGCTCGAGCGGCGCGACCTGTCCACCGGCCTGGCCACGCTGTGCGTGGGTGGGGGCATGGGGATCGCGACGATCGTGGAGCGGGTGTAG